The sequence TGTAATTGGGTCTAAGATCAGGAATTGTTTCTACGTCGTTGCGGACAGTAAAGTAGAAGCTTCGAGGGAGTTCTTCCTTTATAGAGAGCTGCATGTCCTATCTGGTTTCTCATTTGAAAGTTTCATTAGATGTATTGAAGATGGTTCAATTCTTGTCGATTTCGATGCGAGGACTGGGCACAACCACGGTACTAAATTCCGGATGAAACAAGGCCATTGGAGGGATCTTTACGAAGATGTCCAGCGTGTTATCTAAAGCACAGCAATGAAATTATGAAAGCTAACGAAGGTGGCATGGCTAGGAAAGAGGCTCTTCAAAATGACTAACTCTGAAATCGCTCAAATCTTTCTTGAAATCGCGGAGCTTTTAAAGCTCAAGAAGGACAACATCTTCAAGATACGGGCGTATGAGAAGGCGGCGTGGGCTATAGAGGAGCTGCCGGTGGATGCGGGGCAGCTCGTGGCGGAGGATAGGCTAAAGGAAATCCCGGGGGTGGGGGAGGCGATAAATAAAAAAGTAATTGAGCTGGTGACCACGGGAAAGCTGGACTTCTACGAAAGGCTGAAGGCCGAGTTTCCGGAAAAAGAGGGCTCTGTTCGGGGAAAAGGGTAATAATGAAGGTTGCATCGGAACAGGCGACATCTTCGAAATCGCTTCTGGCCAGCGATGCCGAGGCCATCAGGCACCTGGAACAGGAGATTGCCGGCGGCAGGCACTGGTATGTCGCCCTGCTGGAGGCGATGGGGATGTGGAGCTCCGCGATAGAAGACCATCAAGGCAGGATATACCGATACCTCATTGCCGGGGAGGCCTTCGACTGGCTGCTGCTGGCGGAGCGACTCTGCGGGACGGTTGACGACCTTCTGCCGGTGGACGAGAAAGAAGCGCTCCTTTTCTACGCCAGACCGCCCCTGAAACTCAATCCCGAAGAAGTCAGGGCGCTTATCGGACAGAGCAAATACAACCAGTACCTGAACTACTTCTACGGCGTCACTGTGGAGGGGGCAATGATAATGGCCGTCGAGGAGGAGGTGCTCAAAGAGAGGCGGGTATCCGGCTTTAACAACGATAGTGACGTCAACAACGAGGCATACCGTCGGATTTATGGGGAGAGCAGGCAGGTATTGCTCAAGTGCTTCCGGAAGGAAGCAGGTTATCCGCAACTGAGGTCAATCACGCTGGCCGAGATGAAGGAATTTTCCTACTGGCTGTTCAAATATCGTGTTGAGCAGTGTGAGCGTGCCAAGGTGGCCAGCGATACCAGGAAGGCGCTTGAATATCTGAAACGGCAATGGGCTCATAAAGGGATTTTTAGCGTGTTGGCGGCTGAGGATTTGGCCGCCGGGCGCAGGCATTGAGGTATCACTTCGCTCGCTAGGCATTCACTGTTTCTTTTGGCGCGCGTACCACCAGCACCGGTACACCTGCCGTACGCAGGACCTTGTCGGTGATGCTGCCGAAGGTAAGCCGGCTGAGCCCCGAACGACCGTGGGTTGACATGGCAATGAGGTCGACCTTGAGCTCATCCGCCGCTTTGACAATTTCTTCCGCCGCTTTCCCTGAAGCCGCTTTCGTTTTAACGTTGATGCCTTTGCTTTTAAGGCTTTCTCCGGTCTTATTCAGGTATTCCTTGGCCTTCTTTGTAATGTGTGTTATCTCTTTATCCGTATAGGGCACCTGAACGCTTGCCTCTCCGGCAATCACGTAATGGGCCAGCGAGGTCATTACCTGGAAAAGAATTACCTCGGTCTTTACGTCCGGTGCTATCTTGGAGATGAGCCTCTCCACGTGGTCCAGGGCCGCTTCGCCTACTTTAGAACCGTCCAGTGGGACCAGAATTCTCTCGAACATCTCCCACCTCCTCAGAGTTTACTGATCTGCTCTTTCAGTCGCTCCAGCCTGTCAATTATAGTGTACAGCTTCTGGCGCTCCTTATCAATAACTGATTTTGGCGCTTTGGCTAAAAATTCCTGGTTATCCAGCCGGGCTTTCAGGCGGTCCATCTCAACTTGGCTCTGGTCTATCTCCTTTTGCAGTCGCTTTTTCTCCGTTTCAAGGTCGAACATGCTGGACATGGGGATGATGACCTCGGCCTCCTTCAGGACCGATACCAGTGATTCTTTCCGTGAGGCACCTTCATCGCGTTGCTTTAAAAAGACGACTGGCCTGGCCCGTGCCAGCATCTGGATGGTCTCGGAATAGGGAACGATAGACGTGGTTAGCTTGTCGGCGTAAATCTGCGCCTCTACCCAGCGGTTGCTCTCCACGCCGTGATGAGCCCTGGCATTGCGGATGGCGCGGACGATTTCTATTATTGTCTCCATTACCCGTTCCGCCTCCCGGTCAACCGCCTTTTTGTTGGCCTCAGGATAAGCAGCAATCATTACGGACTCGGCTTCCTGCCAGCCGTCAGGCAGGGAACGTTTCAGGTTCTGCCACAACTCTTCAGTGACGAAGGGCATATAGGGATGCAGCAACCGCAGCGAGGTATCAAGCACGTGAATCAGGACCGGTAGCGGCGATGGCAGGTCGCTATCGGGGCGGAGGCGGATTTTGGCGAACTCAATGTACCAGTCGCAATACTCGCTCCAGAGAAAATCGTGTATCTGGCGCAGGGCTTCGCCAAGCTGGAATTCATTTATCAAGCTGCTCACACTGGCTACGGTGCGATTGAGTCGACTAAGAATCCAGAGGTCTTCAAGCGGCAGATGGTCCGGCATTTCGAGAGCGGTCGTTCCGGGTTCAATACTGCGGATTACAAATCGGGCAGCGTTCCACAACTTGTTGGCGAAGCTGCGGCCGGCTTCCAGCCTGGATGTGGCCAACTTGATATCATTGCCGGGTGCCGTGCCAGTGGAGAGGGCAAAGCGCAGGGCATCGGTGCCGTACTGCTCGAGCAGGACGATGGGGTTGAGCACGTTGCCCCTGACTTTGCTCATCTTCTCCCCCTTTTCATCGCGAATGAGGCCATGCAGGAAAACGGTGTGAAAGGGAATATCATCGCAGTCGGCAATCCCCATCATTATCATGCGGGCCACCCAGAAGAAAAGGATGTCGTAGCCGGTCTCCATGACCGAGGTCGGGTAGAAGTAGCGGAGGTCTTCGGTGTCGTCCGGCCAGCCGAGCGTAGAATGCGTCCACAGTGCCGAGCTGAACCAGGTATCCAGGACATCGGGGTCCTGCTCCAGCCTGGCTGAGCCGCATTTCTGACAGGCGGTGGGCTCCTCGACGGAAACGGTAAGCTCATCGCAGTCCTGGCAGTACCATACCGGGATGCGGTGTCCCCACCACAGCTGGCGGCTGATGCACCAGTCGCGGATGTTCTCCATCCAGTTGAGATATACCTTGGTGAAACGCTGAGGAACGATGGTTATCCGCCCGCTGGTTACTGCTTCAATAGCCGGTTTCGCCACGGGTTCCGCACTGACAAACCACTGCTGGCTGGCGATGGGCTCAATCATCGTCTGGCAGCGGATGCAGTGTCCCACGGCGTGGGAATGCGGCTCAACCTTGATGAAGAGCCCTTCTTTCTCCAGGTCTTCTATAATCGCTTTACGGCAGGCGAAGCGGTCCATCCCAACGTAGGGACCGGCATTTTCGTTCATGGTGGCGTCATCGTTCAGGATGTTAACCAGTGGCAGACCGTGGCGCTGGGCCACCTCAAAGTCTGTCGGGTCATGCGACGGCGTGATTTTCACCGCGCCGGTGCCGAATTTGGGGTCAACCGCCTCGTCGGCGATAATGGGGATGACGCGGTTTACGGCGGGCAGGATTGCCTTTTTACCAATCATATTTTTAAAGCGCTTATCTTTCGGATTGACGGCTACCGCCGTATCACCGAGTATCGTTTCCGGCCGGGTGGTGGCCACGGTGATAAATTCATTATCGCTATCGACAAGAGGATAGCGGACATGGTACAGGTGTCCGCTGATATCCCTGTGCTCCGTTTCAAGGTCGGAGAGGGCGGTGGAACAGCGGGGACACCAGTTGATGATGCGCTCACCCCGGTAAATCAATCCCCTCTCGTAGAGCCTGACAAAGGCGGTGCGTACCGCCCGGCTCGGGCCCTCGTCCAGTGTGAACACCTCCCGGTCCCAGTCGCAGGAGACACCAAGCCGCTGGTGCTGTTCCGAGATGGTGCCGCGGCAGCTATTGGCCCACTGCCACATCCTCTCCAGGAACTTGTCCCGGCCCATCTCATGGCGGTTTAATCCTTCTGATGCCAGCATCTTCTCCACCACCACCTGCGCCGCGATACCGGCATGGTCGACCCCGGGCAGCCAGAGCGTCGGCTCGCCCTTCATGCGATGCCAGCGGGTCAGAATATCCTCCATGGTGGCGGTCAGCGCGTGGCCGAGATGCAGCTCGCCGGTAACGTTGGGCGGGGGCATGATGATAACGAAAGGCTTCTTGTCCGGGTTTATTTCCGGCTTGAAGTAGCCCTTATCCATCCAGAACCGGTACCACTTCTGCTCTACCTTACCAGGCTCGTACGCCTTGGGCATTTCCTGTTGAGTATTAACTGAGTCTGCCATAACGACCTTTCTAGATTTGCTTTGGTAACCTCTCCCCCTTAATCCCCCTCTCCTTACGAAGGGCTTTGTATCATAACTGCCTTCTGTATCAAAAGTCGGGTAGTTGTATCAAAAGTCACCTACTTCTCTAGCAACCAACTGGAATATTCTCAACACATTCCATGCAGTAAGAGGCATAGGTGGCCCTGGTAAGAACCGCTTAATTCCAGCCTCTTTGAGTCTGACATCTTGTTCAGGCCGCCAAACCCAGATAGTCTTTGGGTCTAGCCTCATAATAGCTTTCCAATCCTCTCCAGTATCCTCTCCATAATCATATCGGTCTTCTTCCGTCATCTCATAAGCTGTCTCATGAACAACTGCACACCCTACAATGGCGCCTTCTATCTCAAAGAAAGCAAGAGAATTTGATGGCACGTCAAACACTCTGGCTAGCAGATATATACCATCTTTCCTTAAGCCTTTATCTAACCAACTTCGTAAATCCTCTTTACTATGGAATCCGCCTTTCTTACTATGAGAAAATAATCTAGCTTCCATACTGTTATTCCTCCTTCTCCTATATTAGCGGCTACCTTTAACGTAGCGCCTCTGTTTTGGTATTCGCCTCTTCTTCAACAGTTTATCCAACATTGCCAAGATAGCCTTAGCGTTAGTAGCGTTCCTATGACCAGCCCTCCAGTTTTCTACAGTGTCAGCCTTGACCCCTAATTCATCCGCAATAGATGCTAGTGTCCAACCATTCTCTGTTAACTGTGCTATTTTTGTTTGTATCTCGCTATTCATTTGTTTGCTCCCTACCTCTCACCTAGTAGCTCCACCACCTTATCCAGTATCTTTTCCGCAACCTCTCTCTTTGTCAGGAGAGGCAGGTTTTCTGCTTCCCCTTTTTTGTCAATGATGGTGACTTTATTGGTATCCACGCCGAAGCCGCTATCGGCGCTGGTGATATCGTTGGCCACTATCAAGTCGAGGTTTTTCTTCTGTAGCTTCTGCCGGGCGTTGGCGACCACATCCTCGCTTTCCGCGGCAAAGCCGACCCTGATAAATTTTCCCTCTACCTCGGTTATAATATCGGGCGTCCTGACCAGTTCCAGAGTCAAGCTATCGGACGCTTTCTTAATTTTGGACCTTGACGTGCTCTTCGGCTGGTAATCGGCGACGGCGGCGGCCATAATCAGGGTATCGGCTTTACCAACCGCTTTGGCGACCGCATCCTTCATCTGGCGGGCGGTCTGGATGTGAACCATTTCAATACCAGTTGGGTCGGGCAGGGAGGTGGGGGCAGTAACCAGTGTTACTTCCGCGCCTCTATCCCGCGCTGCCTCCGCCACGGCATAGCCCATCTTTCCCGAGGAGCGATTGCCGATGTGCCGTACCGGGTCAATCGGCTCCTGTGTTCCGCCTGCGGTGACCACGATGCGCCTGCCAGCCAGGTCTCCTTTCCTGCCCAGCACCTGTTTGATGGTACCGAGGATAACCTCGATATCGGCCAGGCGACCGTGTCCCATCTTGCCCGAAGCGAGGCGACCGTAGCCGGGTTCAACTATTATGAATCCCCGCGCTTTCAGTTTGGCTACATTTTCCTGCGTGACCGGGTTTTCCCACATGTTCACGTTCATCGCCGGGGCAATTATAACCGGCGACCTGGTGGCCAACACGATGCCGGTCAGCATATTATCCGCCATGCCGGCTGCTATCTTGGCAATGGTGTTGGCCGTGGCCGGGGCGATGACAACCGCGTCAGCGGCTTCCGACAATGATATATGCGTCTCGCCGTATTCAATGGGTGCGGTAAACATATCGGTGATAACTTTTGTGTGCGTCAGGGTACGAAAGGTGAGGGGTGCTACAAGCTTGGTGGCGGCCTCGGTCATGACCACTTCGACCCTGGCGCCGCCCTGCGTCAATTTGCTCGCTAGGTCGGCTGCCTTGTAGGCGGCAATGCCGCCAGTTACGCCTAATATTATGGTCTTATCATTTAACATAATGCCTCCTCAGCACCTGGACCGAGAGGATATCAGGTCTGATTCATATCATAGATCAATTTCAAGCCGATAAGCGTGATATCGTGGTTTACGGTATTGATAATGCTCGTCTCATTAGCGATTAAATCGGCATAGCCTCCGGTTGCGACCACCGCTGTCTTTTCACCCAGTTCCTCTTGAATTCGGGACACTATACCCTCAACCAGCCCGATGTAGCCGTAAATTATACCCGACTGCATCGCAGAGGTGGTATTGGTGCCAATAACGTGACTGGGGCGTACCAGTTCCACCCTCGGCAGCATGGCGGCGCGCATGAACAGCGCCTCGGCAGCGGTCCCGATCCCCGGCGCAATGACGCCGCCCAGATAGTCGCCTTCCTTGGAAACGGTATCAAAGGTGGTGGCGGTGCCGAAGTCGGTGATGATGACCGGTCCGCCGTAGAGACGGTGGGCAGCGGCAGCGTTGACGATGCGGTCGGCACCAACCTCGCGGGGGTTATCCATGCGGATACGCACACCAGTTTTTGCGCCCGCACCGACCACAAGCGGGGTCACATTGAAATACCGGTGACACAAATCAACAAATGTGGAGAGCAGCGGCGGTACCACGCAGCATAATGCTATCTCCTTGATGTTTTCCAGCTTCATATTCTGGTGCTGGAGCAGGTTCATCATCAGGGCAGCATATTCATCAGCCACGCGGTGAATCCGGGTGGCCAGATGCCAGGTCGCCCGAAGCTCTTCGCCCTCGAAGACTCCGAGTGAAATCTCAGTATTACCGATATCTATTGCCATCAACATTGTATCTATATTCTACAACAAAGTGTCTATCTGTTTTTAGCCGTTTCCCGAAGCTGTTTTATCACCAATGGCAGGACAGGCAGCAGGTCGGAGGCGAGCATACCGGTATCTCCTATGAGGTCTCTGATTACCTCACCGGCTTTGCCGTGCAGGTAAACACCGAGTGCCGCGGCGTCGTAAAGGGAAAGGCCCTGCGCCAGCAGGCCGGCGATAGCGCCGGTGAGCACGTCCCCGGTTCCCCCCGACGCCAGCCCCGGATTGGCAAAAGGACTGACCCGGCAACTGCCGTCCGGTGAGGCAATAACCGTGAAAGCCCCTTTGAGGACAATCGTTTTACCCCATTCCCGGGCATATTTTCGGGCGATGCCAACTCTGTCCGGCTGTGTTTCGGCGACGGTGAGACCGCTCAATCGTACCATCTCACCCGGGTGTGGCGTCAGTATGGCATCGCTGTGGAGCTTCTGCCACCACTCGGGGATTTGGGACAGCGCATTGAGCCCATCGGCATCAAGGACGAGCGGGGGCAG comes from Chloroflexota bacterium and encodes:
- a CDS encoding universal stress protein — protein: MFERILVPLDGSKVGEAALDHVERLISKIAPDVKTEVILFQVMTSLAHYVIAGEASVQVPYTDKEITHITKKAKEYLNKTGESLKSKGINVKTKAASGKAAEEIVKAADELKVDLIAMSTHGRSGLSRLTFGSITDKVLRTAGVPVLVVRAPKETVNA
- the coaBC gene encoding bifunctional phosphopantothenoylcysteine decarboxylase/phosphopantothenate--cysteine ligase CoaBC, with the protein product MLNDKTIILGVTGGIAAYKAADLASKLTQGGARVEVVMTEAATKLVAPLTFRTLTHTKVITDMFTAPIEYGETHISLSEAADAVVIAPATANTIAKIAAGMADNMLTGIVLATRSPVIIAPAMNVNMWENPVTQENVAKLKARGFIIVEPGYGRLASGKMGHGRLADIEVILGTIKQVLGRKGDLAGRRIVVTAGGTQEPIDPVRHIGNRSSGKMGYAVAEAARDRGAEVTLVTAPTSLPDPTGIEMVHIQTARQMKDAVAKAVGKADTLIMAAAVADYQPKSTSRSKIKKASDSLTLELVRTPDIITEVEGKFIRVGFAAESEDVVANARQKLQKKNLDLIVANDITSADSGFGVDTNKVTIIDKKGEAENLPLLTKREVAEKILDKVVELLGER
- a CDS encoding helix-turn-helix domain-containing protein, with the translated sequence MNSEIQTKIAQLTENGWTLASIADELGVKADTVENWRAGHRNATNAKAILAMLDKLLKKRRIPKQRRYVKGSR
- a CDS encoding valine--tRNA ligase, which encodes MADSVNTQQEMPKAYEPGKVEQKWYRFWMDKGYFKPEINPDKKPFVIIMPPPNVTGELHLGHALTATMEDILTRWHRMKGEPTLWLPGVDHAGIAAQVVVEKMLASEGLNRHEMGRDKFLERMWQWANSCRGTISEQHQRLGVSCDWDREVFTLDEGPSRAVRTAFVRLYERGLIYRGERIINWCPRCSTALSDLETEHRDISGHLYHVRYPLVDSDNEFITVATTRPETILGDTAVAVNPKDKRFKNMIGKKAILPAVNRVIPIIADEAVDPKFGTGAVKITPSHDPTDFEVAQRHGLPLVNILNDDATMNENAGPYVGMDRFACRKAIIEDLEKEGLFIKVEPHSHAVGHCIRCQTMIEPIASQQWFVSAEPVAKPAIEAVTSGRITIVPQRFTKVYLNWMENIRDWCISRQLWWGHRIPVWYCQDCDELTVSVEEPTACQKCGSARLEQDPDVLDTWFSSALWTHSTLGWPDDTEDLRYFYPTSVMETGYDILFFWVARMIMMGIADCDDIPFHTVFLHGLIRDEKGEKMSKVRGNVLNPIVLLEQYGTDALRFALSTGTAPGNDIKLATSRLEAGRSFANKLWNAARFVIRSIEPGTTALEMPDHLPLEDLWILSRLNRTVASVSSLINEFQLGEALRQIHDFLWSEYCDWYIEFAKIRLRPDSDLPSPLPVLIHVLDTSLRLLHPYMPFVTEELWQNLKRSLPDGWQEAESVMIAAYPEANKKAVDREAERVMETIIEIVRAIRNARAHHGVESNRWVEAQIYADKLTTSIVPYSETIQMLARARPVVFLKQRDEGASRKESLVSVLKEAEVIIPMSSMFDLETEKKRLQKEIDQSQVEMDRLKARLDNQEFLAKAPKSVIDKERQKLYTIIDRLERLKEQISKL
- a CDS encoding type III pantothenate kinase gives rise to the protein MLMAIDIGNTEISLGVFEGEELRATWHLATRIHRVADEYAALMMNLLQHQNMKLENIKEIALCCVVPPLLSTFVDLCHRYFNVTPLVVGAGAKTGVRIRMDNPREVGADRIVNAAAAHRLYGGPVIITDFGTATTFDTVSKEGDYLGGVIAPGIGTAAEALFMRAAMLPRVELVRPSHVIGTNTTSAMQSGIIYGYIGLVEGIVSRIQEELGEKTAVVATGGYADLIANETSIINTVNHDITLIGLKLIYDMNQT